The following proteins are co-located in the Massilia litorea genome:
- a CDS encoding DUF2868 domain-containing protein, whose protein sequence is MNEQVARRVVLVRAIESADTGHQVLSEDDRKYASRSARELAAWQAADSKAAVTQEHFLEQRSEQIIKRLGERTPAFATFGRRGLGLPGIWAALPVLALFAGALLDRIADPHRVDLLSAPLLFIIGWNLLVYLILLIWAFIPGRKTGWAGKGLLSRLSVGKAALPRKLPGALATGMTNFMAEWAVLSEPLTRARLSRTVHLSAAAFALGAVLSLYARGLLTQYVAGWESTFLDATQVHTLLSWLFKPVLFLFPFLQGFSLADIEALRFSAGTPATPAIGGERWVHLYGATILLLVVLPRLVLAAFAGWRARRLARRFPLELEHPYFRKLADSIGAGTPAVLRVLPYSFTLDEARDRGLWTVAAMALGAQARVLLRPTVPYGEEPKEAMGATPLEEAGVTVTAALFSLSATPEKENHGAFLDYLVRNSRRGVAVLLDESSLTERGAGQAGLDARVNERIALWRQFCSFHGTAATVVNLVDPAKRPIELGAGLALPELR, encoded by the coding sequence ATGAACGAACAAGTTGCACGGCGGGTCGTGCTGGTGCGCGCGATCGAAAGCGCCGATACCGGCCACCAGGTGCTGAGCGAAGACGACCGCAAGTACGCCAGCCGCAGCGCGCGCGAACTGGCGGCCTGGCAGGCGGCCGACAGCAAGGCGGCGGTGACCCAGGAACATTTTCTCGAGCAGCGCTCGGAACAGATCATCAAACGCCTGGGCGAGCGCACGCCGGCCTTCGCCACCTTCGGGCGCCGCGGCCTCGGCTTGCCCGGCATCTGGGCCGCGCTGCCGGTGCTGGCGCTGTTCGCCGGCGCGCTGCTCGACCGCATCGCCGATCCGCACCGGGTCGACCTGCTGTCGGCGCCTTTGTTGTTCATCATCGGCTGGAACTTGCTGGTCTACCTGATCCTGCTGATCTGGGCTTTCATCCCGGGCCGCAAGACCGGCTGGGCGGGGAAGGGTTTACTGAGCCGCCTCAGCGTCGGCAAGGCGGCATTGCCGCGCAAGCTGCCGGGCGCGCTGGCCACCGGCATGACCAACTTCATGGCCGAGTGGGCCGTGCTGAGCGAGCCGCTGACGCGCGCGCGCCTGTCGCGCACCGTCCACCTGTCGGCCGCCGCCTTTGCCCTGGGGGCCGTCCTCTCTCTGTACGCGCGCGGCCTGCTGACCCAATATGTGGCCGGCTGGGAAAGCACCTTCCTCGACGCCACGCAAGTCCACACCCTGCTGTCCTGGCTGTTCAAGCCGGTGCTCTTCCTCTTCCCCTTCCTCCAGGGTTTTAGCCTGGCCGACATCGAAGCGCTGCGTTTCAGTGCCGGCACCCCGGCCACCCCGGCCATCGGCGGCGAGCGCTGGGTACACTTGTATGGCGCGACGATCCTGCTGCTGGTGGTGCTGCCGCGCCTGGTCCTGGCCGCCTTTGCCGGCTGGCGCGCGCGGCGCCTCGCGCGCCGCTTCCCGCTCGAGCTGGAACACCCCTATTTCCGCAAGCTGGCCGACAGCATCGGCGCCGGCACCCCGGCCGTGCTGCGCGTGCTGCCCTACAGTTTTACCCTCGATGAGGCGCGCGACCGCGGCCTGTGGACGGTGGCCGCGATGGCGCTCGGCGCCCAGGCGCGCGTGCTGCTGCGCCCCACGGTGCCGTATGGCGAGGAACCGAAGGAGGCCATGGGCGCCACGCCTCTCGAAGAAGCGGGCGTCACCGTCACCGCTGCACTGTTCAGCCTGTCCGCCACGCCGGAAAAGGAAAACCACGGCGCCTTCCTCGACTACCTGGTCCGCAACAGCCGCCGCGGCGTGGCCGTCTTGCTGGACGAATCGAGCCTGACCGAACGTGGCGCCGGCCAGGCCGGGCTGGACGCGCGTGTGAACGAACGCATCGCCCTGTGGCGCCAGTTCTGCAGTTTTCACGGCACCGCCGCCACGGTGGTCAACCTGGTCGATCCAGCCAAACGCCCGATCGAACTGGGCGCGGGCCTGGCCCTGCCGGAGCTGCGATGA
- a CDS encoding isoamylase yields the protein MQRTLLAALITGALLGAPAWAAINPNALGAAYDATKANVTFKVYSGKATRIELYLYSTATGTAEKAKYVMTNMSGIWSVTIPTATLSSLGLSGTLYYGYRAWGPNWPYNASWTKGSSLGFLSDVDTAGNRFNPNKLLTDPYALELSHDPTTATMTNGTIYASGATYRNIDSGSSAPKGIVLAGDTQTIGTKPTRALKDDVVYEAHVRGLTMNDSSITAAYRGTYKGASLKAAALAALGVTAIEFLPVQETQNDTNDNDPTSTTGDNYWGYMTLNYFAPDRRYAYDKTPGGPTREFKEMVKAFHDNGIKVLVDVVYNHTGEGGAWSPTDTTTYNLYGMRGLDNPTYYSLTSDFQNSWDNTGVGGNYNTRNTVAQNLIVDSLAYWRDKLGVDGYRFDLASVLGNTCQHGCYNFDKMDAGNALNRIVAELPPRPAAGGSGVDLIAEPWAIGGNSYQVGGFPSGWAEWNGGYRDVVRQAQNKLGSVAITTGQMATRFAGSSDLYGDDGRKPWHSINFITAHDGFTLKDLYSCNSKNNGQAWPYGVSDGGEDNNNSWDQGGIAADQRKAARNGVALMMLSAGVPMLVGGDEALRSINCNNNPYNLDSSANWLNWTRSTDQSNFEAFTKAMIAFRKAHPALRPANFYSSVDNNGNVMEQLRWFKPDGGVADATYFNDANNHAIAWRIDGSEFGDSASSIYVAHNAWSAQVNFTLPWPGANKSWYRVTDTCTWAEGPAQVQAPGTEVAVGGENTSYGLCGRGTLLLIAK from the coding sequence ATGCAACGCACACTACTCGCCGCCCTGATCACGGGCGCCCTCCTCGGCGCCCCGGCCTGGGCCGCCATCAACCCGAATGCGCTCGGCGCCGCCTATGACGCCACCAAGGCGAATGTCACTTTTAAAGTGTATTCGGGCAAGGCCACGCGCATCGAGCTCTACCTGTACAGCACCGCCACCGGCACCGCCGAAAAGGCGAAATATGTGATGACGAATATGAGCGGGATCTGGAGCGTGACGATTCCGACCGCCACCCTCAGCAGCCTGGGCCTGAGCGGCACCCTGTATTACGGCTACCGCGCCTGGGGCCCGAACTGGCCCTACAACGCGAGCTGGACCAAGGGTTCCAGCCTCGGCTTCCTCAGCGACGTCGACACCGCCGGCAACCGTTTTAATCCAAACAAGCTGCTCACCGACCCGTACGCGCTGGAGCTGAGCCACGACCCGACCACGGCGACGATGACCAACGGCACTATCTACGCCAGCGGCGCCACCTACCGCAACATCGACAGCGGCTCCTCGGCACCGAAAGGCATCGTGCTCGCCGGCGACACGCAAACGATCGGCACCAAGCCGACCCGCGCACTGAAGGACGATGTCGTCTACGAAGCCCATGTGCGCGGCCTGACGATGAACGACAGCAGCATCACGGCGGCCTACCGCGGCACCTACAAGGGAGCGAGCCTGAAAGCGGCGGCCCTGGCCGCGCTCGGCGTGACGGCCATCGAATTCCTGCCGGTGCAGGAAACGCAGAACGACACCAACGACAACGATCCGACCAGCACCACGGGCGATAACTACTGGGGCTACATGACCCTGAACTATTTCGCCCCCGACCGCCGCTATGCCTATGACAAGACCCCGGGCGGCCCGACGCGCGAATTCAAGGAAATGGTCAAAGCCTTCCACGACAACGGCATCAAGGTGCTGGTCGACGTCGTCTACAACCATACCGGCGAAGGCGGCGCCTGGTCGCCGACCGACACGACGACCTATAACCTGTACGGCATGCGCGGCCTGGACAACCCGACTTATTACAGCCTGACTTCGGATTTCCAGAATTCCTGGGACAACACTGGCGTCGGCGGCAACTACAACACCCGCAACACGGTTGCCCAGAACCTGATCGTCGATTCGCTCGCCTACTGGCGCGACAAGCTGGGCGTGGACGGCTACCGCTTCGACCTGGCCTCGGTGCTCGGCAACACCTGCCAGCACGGCTGCTACAACTTCGACAAGATGGACGCCGGCAATGCCCTGAACCGCATCGTGGCCGAACTGCCGCCACGGCCCGCGGCCGGCGGAAGCGGCGTCGACCTGATCGCCGAACCATGGGCGATCGGCGGCAATTCCTACCAGGTAGGCGGCTTCCCGAGCGGCTGGGCCGAGTGGAATGGCGGCTACCGCGATGTCGTGCGCCAGGCGCAGAACAAACTCGGCAGCGTGGCGATCACGACCGGCCAGATGGCGACGCGCTTCGCCGGTTCCAGCGATTTATACGGCGACGATGGCCGCAAGCCCTGGCATTCGATCAATTTTATTACCGCCCATGACGGTTTTACCTTGAAAGACCTGTACAGCTGCAACAGCAAGAACAACGGCCAGGCCTGGCCGTATGGCGTCAGCGATGGCGGCGAGGACAATAACAACAGCTGGGACCAGGGCGGTATCGCGGCTGACCAGAGAAAAGCCGCACGCAACGGCGTCGCGCTGATGATGCTGTCGGCCGGGGTGCCGATGCTCGTCGGCGGCGACGAGGCGCTGCGCAGCATCAACTGCAACAACAACCCCTACAACCTCGATTCCTCGGCCAACTGGCTGAACTGGACCCGCAGCACCGACCAGAGCAACTTCGAGGCGTTTACGAAAGCGATGATCGCTTTCCGCAAGGCCCATCCGGCCCTGCGTCCGGCGAATTTCTATTCGAGCGTGGACAACAACGGCAACGTGATGGAACAGCTGCGCTGGTTCAAGCCCGACGGCGGCGTCGCCGATGCGACCTATTTTAATGACGCCAACAACCATGCGATCGCCTGGCGCATCGACGGTTCGGAGTTCGGCGATAGCGCGTCAAGCATCTATGTCGCCCATAACGCCTGGAGCGCGCAGGTGAACTTCACGCTGCCGTGGCCGGGCGCGAATAAAAGCTGGTACCGAGTCACCGATACCTGCACCTGGGCCGAAGGTCCGGCGCAGGTCCAGGCGCCGGGGACCGAGGTCGCGGTCGGCGGGGAAAACACGAGTTATGGCTTGTGCGGCCGGGGTACGCTGCTCCTGATCGCCAAGTAA
- a CDS encoding sigma-54-dependent Fis family transcriptional regulator, which produces MSKFAVDHVKRVHSVVHDRIGADCIGAGNRITRSWIRCLNEYQLNPDSCAEPEVVAPIELQERQERLADVQAVAKVEMTNLYQQLAGSGYAIMLTDREGVLLNYFGDPAFTHAASKTGLMQGAVWSERVQGTNGMGTCLVERRPLTVHQDEHYLSRNIGLSCAAAPIFDHEGELVGVLDASGESRLAQQHTLALVSMSVQMIENRVFLHQFRHDYILRFHNRPEFVGTLSEGAIALSITGTVLAASRAALSLLGYTRPEEIVGRDVCELFNITFPGLVDSSTRRAFHPVPIFEVRSNARFFAVVYQPVAHSNARRPQRGAALPTPAETSALDALHLGDPAMRANVDTARRVMERNVSIVLLGETGSGKERFARAMHLSSSRASRPFIAINCASIPESLIESELFGYRPGAFTGASKEGQRGKLLQANGGTLFLDEIGDMPVALQARLLRVLEEREVVPLGGETPVKLDIRLISATHCDLLQKIESGAFREDLYYRLQGVTFTMPPLRDRQDRCALIRQLALEESDAGCPVELDDKLLAVLDRQHWPGNLRQLRHLLRTMIALRATDRLTLEDLPPEYRHGLVEAGAAAITPAAGSASAGAAVSAVLPAPAPGNKPGAGLNPFECAEREVLLQELKRHQWNLSGVARELNISRNTLYRKLQRLNIEHPDKSLFH; this is translated from the coding sequence ATGTCGAAGTTTGCCGTGGATCACGTCAAGCGCGTCCATTCGGTCGTCCACGACCGGATCGGCGCTGACTGCATTGGGGCCGGCAACCGGATCACCCGGTCCTGGATCCGGTGCCTGAACGAATACCAACTCAATCCCGACAGCTGCGCCGAGCCCGAAGTGGTGGCGCCGATCGAACTGCAGGAGCGCCAGGAACGGCTGGCCGACGTGCAGGCCGTCGCCAAGGTCGAGATGACGAACCTGTACCAGCAGCTGGCCGGTTCCGGCTACGCGATCATGCTGACCGACCGCGAAGGCGTGCTGCTCAATTATTTCGGCGACCCCGCCTTTACCCATGCCGCCTCCAAAACCGGGCTGATGCAGGGCGCGGTCTGGAGCGAGCGCGTGCAGGGGACCAACGGCATGGGCACCTGCCTGGTCGAACGCCGTCCGCTGACCGTCCACCAGGACGAACACTACCTGTCGCGCAATATCGGCCTGTCCTGCGCCGCGGCCCCGATCTTCGACCATGAAGGCGAACTGGTCGGCGTGCTCGACGCCTCCGGCGAATCGCGCCTGGCCCAGCAGCACACGCTGGCCCTGGTCAGCATGTCGGTACAGATGATCGAGAACCGGGTTTTCCTGCACCAGTTCCGCCACGACTACATCCTGCGCTTCCACAACCGCCCCGAATTCGTCGGCACCCTGAGCGAAGGCGCAATTGCGCTGAGCATCACGGGTACGGTGCTGGCCGCGAGCCGGGCCGCCCTCTCCCTGCTCGGCTACACCCGTCCGGAGGAGATCGTCGGGCGCGATGTCTGCGAACTGTTCAACATCACCTTCCCGGGGCTGGTCGACAGCAGCACCCGGCGCGCCTTCCACCCGGTGCCGATATTCGAAGTGCGCAGCAACGCGCGCTTTTTCGCCGTCGTCTACCAGCCGGTGGCGCATTCCAACGCGCGCCGTCCCCAGCGCGGCGCGGCCCTGCCCACACCGGCTGAAACCAGTGCGCTCGATGCGCTGCACCTGGGCGACCCGGCAATGCGTGCCAATGTGGACACCGCCAGGCGGGTCATGGAGCGCAACGTGTCCATCGTGCTGCTCGGCGAAACCGGCAGCGGCAAGGAACGTTTTGCGCGCGCGATGCATTTGTCGAGCAGCCGCGCCAGCCGCCCTTTTATCGCGATCAATTGCGCCTCGATCCCGGAATCCCTGATCGAGAGCGAACTGTTCGGTTATCGGCCGGGCGCCTTCACCGGGGCCAGCAAGGAGGGGCAGCGCGGCAAGCTGCTGCAGGCGAACGGCGGTACCCTGTTCCTGGATGAGATCGGCGACATGCCGGTCGCCCTGCAAGCCAGGCTGCTGCGCGTGCTCGAGGAGCGCGAAGTCGTGCCGCTCGGCGGGGAAACCCCGGTCAAGCTCGACATCCGCCTGATCAGCGCCACCCATTGCGACCTCCTGCAGAAGATCGAGAGCGGCGCCTTCCGCGAGGATTTGTATTACCGGCTGCAAGGCGTGACCTTCACCATGCCGCCGCTGCGCGACCGCCAGGACCGCTGCGCGCTGATCCGCCAGCTGGCGCTGGAAGAAAGCGACGCCGGCTGTCCGGTCGAGCTCGACGACAAGCTGCTGGCTGTGCTCGACCGCCAGCACTGGCCCGGCAACCTGCGCCAGCTGCGCCACCTGCTGCGCACCATGATCGCGCTGCGCGCAACGGACCGCCTCACCTTGGAGGACTTGCCGCCGGAATACCGCCACGGCCTGGTGGAAGCCGGCGCCGCTGCGATCACGCCGGCGGCCGGTTCCGCGTCGGCAGGCGCTGCCGTGTCTGCTGTCCTGCCTGCCCCCGCGCCCGGTAACAAGCCCGGCGCAGGACTCAACCCCTTCGAGTGCGCCGAACGCGAGGTACTGCTGCAGGAACTCAAACGCCATCAATGGAACCTGAGCGGCGTTGCCCGTGAGCTCAACATCAGCCGCAACACCCTGTACCGCAAATTGCAGCGGCTGAATATCGAGCATCCCGACAAATCGCTGTTCCATTGA
- a CDS encoding cytochrome b encodes MDAATHARYTSTAIALHWVIALLLLGQFAFGLLLDDIPRGTPARGYYVNLHKSTGILIGLLILLRLGWRWTHTPPPLPDTMPPWQRRAARLSHVLLYGCMLALPLSGYLASNFSKHGIKFFNLVRWAPWGPDDKTLYAVFNGAHHLAALLLALLVAVHVLAVAKHMLVDRDGLLLRMWPQRGPPVETAPSTLSMENR; translated from the coding sequence ATGGACGCCGCGACCCACGCACGCTATACAAGCACTGCGATCGCGCTGCACTGGGTCATTGCGCTACTGCTGCTGGGCCAGTTCGCCTTCGGCCTGCTGCTGGACGATATCCCGCGCGGCACGCCGGCGCGCGGCTATTACGTCAACCTGCACAAGAGCACCGGCATCCTGATCGGCCTGCTGATCCTGCTGCGCCTCGGCTGGCGTTGGACGCATACCCCACCACCCCTGCCGGACACAATGCCGCCCTGGCAGCGCCGGGCGGCCAGGCTCAGCCACGTGTTGCTGTACGGGTGCATGCTGGCCCTGCCGCTGTCGGGCTACCTGGCATCGAACTTCAGCAAGCACGGCATCAAGTTTTTCAACCTGGTGCGCTGGGCGCCCTGGGGACCGGACGACAAAACCCTGTATGCCGTGTTCAACGGCGCCCACCACCTTGCCGCGCTGCTGCTGGCGCTGCTCGTTGCCGTGCACGTGCTCGCGGTTGCGAAGCACATGCTGGTCGATCGCGACGGCTTGCTGCTGCGGATGTGGCCGCAGCGCGGCCCGCCGGTCGAGACGGCGCCTTCCACCCTTTCAATGGAGAATCGATGA
- a CDS encoding beta-propeller fold lactonase family protein, with translation MTVLPLRRLGAMATLALSAALPSSLLAAPMAYVPNEGSGTISVIDTATDQVVAELPGGSKPRGLAVGSDSRWLYVSDQPKNSLQLVELGARKLGPVVALGESPEGVSISPDGRWVIAAVEGKNEIAVTDTRTNALAFSIPVHGKNPEHAVFSPNGRLVFVSAEEGDAVDILDFTTRKQVAQVSVGARPRGIGFLPDSSRAYVATENANEVFVIDTTSFAIVARIKAGLRANGIAVHPSGKYVYVSNGGDANVSVVDTASNQIVATVPVGQRPWNMAITPDGKKLYVANGRSNSVSVIDTASRTKLRDIPVGKLPWGVVVR, from the coding sequence ATGACAGTATTACCCTTGCGGCGCCTGGGCGCCATGGCCACCCTTGCCCTCTCCGCGGCGCTCCCGTCGAGCCTGCTTGCCGCCCCGATGGCCTATGTCCCGAACGAGGGATCGGGCACGATTTCGGTGATCGACACGGCCACCGACCAGGTGGTGGCCGAGCTGCCCGGGGGCAGCAAGCCACGCGGCCTGGCCGTCGGTAGCGACAGCCGCTGGCTATATGTCAGCGACCAGCCGAAAAACAGCCTGCAGCTGGTCGAACTCGGTGCCCGCAAGCTGGGCCCGGTGGTGGCGCTGGGCGAATCGCCCGAAGGCGTGTCGATTTCGCCGGATGGCCGCTGGGTGATCGCCGCGGTCGAAGGCAAGAACGAGATCGCGGTCACGGACACCCGCACGAATGCGCTGGCGTTTTCCATCCCGGTGCACGGCAAGAATCCGGAACACGCCGTGTTCAGCCCGAATGGACGCCTGGTCTTCGTCAGCGCCGAGGAGGGCGATGCCGTCGACATCCTCGATTTTACGACCCGCAAGCAGGTGGCCCAGGTCTCCGTGGGCGCGCGTCCGCGCGGCATCGGCTTCTTGCCGGACAGTAGCCGCGCCTACGTCGCCACCGAAAACGCGAACGAGGTATTCGTCATCGACACCACCAGTTTTGCGATTGTCGCGCGCATCAAGGCGGGCTTGCGCGCCAACGGGATCGCGGTGCACCCGAGCGGCAAATACGTGTATGTGTCGAACGGCGGCGACGCCAATGTGTCGGTGGTCGACACCGCCAGCAACCAGATCGTGGCGACGGTGCCGGTCGGCCAGCGCCCCTGGAACATGGCGATTACGCCGGACGGCAAGAAGCTGTATGTGGCGAATGGCCGCTCCAACAGCGTGAGCGTCATCGACACGGCCAGCCGCACCAAACTGCGCGACATCCCGGTCGGCAAACTGCCGTGGGGCGTGGTGGTCCGGTAG
- a CDS encoding ATP-grasp domain-containing protein produces MFAFDYVTEGGPTARPLPHAFTQQGAMLFDALLADLGAVPGVEVCTMATLDAPGKPPAARSFGERFAACVQAADAVWPLAPESEGLLEHLSRDILRGKRILLGSAPGAVRVAGSKLKVARALAEGGVATVPTYRPHASLPEGEGAWVVKPEDGAGCLDTRLFSDRAAALAWIRTSAAQGYVLQPFVAGKLGSLSLICCDGTARLLARNQERVAVRDNRFHFLGSTVNGLTDADGALERLAQQVAAALPTLWGYVGVDIILSERGAVVLDVNPRLTAAYAGLHASIGCNPAGLVIDLLKGPAAMPAPPTRHRTVSVDVGSFPGDAPA; encoded by the coding sequence GTGTTTGCTTTCGATTATGTGACGGAAGGCGGACCAACGGCACGCCCCCTGCCGCATGCGTTCACGCAGCAGGGCGCGATGCTGTTCGATGCCCTGCTGGCCGACCTCGGCGCCGTGCCGGGTGTCGAAGTGTGCACGATGGCGACGCTGGATGCACCGGGCAAGCCGCCGGCGGCGCGCAGCTTCGGCGAGCGCTTTGCCGCCTGTGTGCAGGCGGCGGACGCGGTGTGGCCGCTGGCGCCGGAATCGGAAGGCCTGCTGGAACACCTGTCGCGTGACATCTTGCGCGGCAAGCGCATCCTGCTGGGGAGCGCGCCCGGTGCGGTGCGGGTCGCGGGAAGCAAGCTGAAGGTGGCACGGGCGCTGGCCGAGGGCGGCGTCGCGACCGTCCCTACCTATCGCCCGCACGCTTCTTTGCCGGAGGGCGAGGGCGCATGGGTAGTCAAGCCGGAGGATGGCGCGGGCTGTCTCGACACCCGCCTGTTCAGCGATCGCGCGGCGGCGCTGGCCTGGATCCGCACCAGCGCGGCACAGGGTTATGTCCTGCAGCCCTTTGTCGCGGGCAAGCTGGGCAGCCTCTCCCTGATCTGCTGCGACGGCACGGCGCGGCTGCTGGCGCGCAACCAGGAGCGGGTGGCGGTGCGCGACAACCGGTTTCACTTCCTCGGCAGTACCGTGAACGGCCTGACGGATGCGGACGGCGCGCTCGAGCGCCTGGCGCAGCAGGTGGCGGCCGCCTTGCCCACCTTGTGGGGCTATGTCGGCGTGGACATCATCCTGAGCGAGCGCGGCGCGGTGGTGCTCGACGTCAATCCGCGCCTGACCGCAGCCTATGCCGGGCTGCACGCCTCGATCGGCTGCAATCCCGCCGGCCTGGTCATCGATTTATTAAAGGGCCCGGCGGCGATGCCGGCGCCGCCGACGCGACACCGCACGGTCAGTGTCGATGTCGGCAGCTTTCCCGGCGACGCCCCTGCCTGA
- a CDS encoding quinoprotein dehydrogenase-associated putative ABC transporter substrate-binding protein has product MRWRPTWLPLLAGAACVLAWLPGPAGAQPGPQPGEDKVLRVCQDPNNLPLSNRALDGFENKIAALFAQQLGWKLEHTWFPQRMGFIRNTLRAKEENSDRYKCDLVTGVAKGFDLAATTRPYYHSAYAMAYVRGKGLDGVRSLDDLLALDPAQRRKLRIGAFAGSPVTDWLLQNQLMEQVNWYQSQTGDAEQYPGEIVEKDLASGKIDLAFAWGPIAGYFARNARTAPIVAIPLVSKPGLKFDFEIAMAVRQGDKDFRQRIDQLIVANEAKIHAILEQYGVPLIEQQGQAASAPPVAKAP; this is encoded by the coding sequence ATGAGGTGGCGGCCGACATGGCTCCCGCTCCTGGCGGGCGCGGCCTGCGTGCTGGCCTGGCTACCCGGCCCGGCAGGCGCGCAGCCGGGGCCGCAACCTGGCGAGGACAAGGTCTTGCGGGTCTGCCAGGACCCGAACAATTTGCCGCTGTCGAACCGTGCGCTGGACGGTTTCGAGAACAAGATCGCAGCCCTGTTTGCCCAGCAATTGGGCTGGAAGCTGGAGCACACCTGGTTCCCGCAGCGGATGGGGTTTATACGCAATACCCTGCGCGCCAAGGAAGAAAATTCCGATCGCTACAAATGCGACCTGGTCACGGGCGTGGCGAAAGGGTTTGATCTCGCCGCAACCACGCGGCCCTACTACCACTCCGCCTATGCCATGGCCTATGTCAGGGGCAAGGGACTGGACGGGGTGCGCAGCCTCGACGATTTATTGGCGCTCGATCCTGCACAGCGCAGGAAACTGCGCATCGGTGCCTTTGCCGGCTCGCCCGTCACCGACTGGTTGCTGCAGAACCAACTGATGGAGCAAGTGAACTGGTACCAGAGCCAGACCGGCGACGCCGAGCAGTATCCAGGCGAAATCGTCGAGAAAGACCTGGCCAGCGGTAAGATCGACCTGGCTTTTGCCTGGGGACCGATTGCCGGCTATTTCGCCAGGAATGCCCGTACGGCGCCGATCGTCGCCATTCCGCTGGTGTCGAAGCCGGGCCTGAAATTCGATTTCGAGATCGCGATGGCGGTGCGTCAGGGCGACAAGGATTTTCGCCAGCGTATCGACCAGCTGATCGTCGCCAACGAAGCGAAGATCCACGCGATTCTCGAACAATACGGCGTGCCCCTGATCGAGCAGCAGGGGCAGGCGGCATCGGCTCCCCCTGTGGCGAAAGCACCATGA
- a CDS encoding c-type cytochrome, giving the protein MNRLTNKAVIAAACWTLAALPGLLSAPALAADNAPYKVAAGNKVDAQTLSGWKTWRAMACERCHGAAQEGMVGPSLVNSLKVLSKEEFKATVLKGRIEKGMPNFENSKMVSENIDNLYAYLKGRSDGAIEPGRLQEIGK; this is encoded by the coding sequence ATGAACAGACTCACGAACAAAGCAGTCATCGCCGCCGCTTGCTGGACCCTGGCGGCGCTGCCCGGATTACTGTCGGCCCCGGCCCTGGCGGCGGACAACGCACCGTACAAGGTGGCCGCTGGGAACAAGGTCGACGCGCAGACCCTGAGCGGCTGGAAAACCTGGCGCGCCATGGCCTGCGAGCGCTGCCACGGCGCCGCCCAGGAAGGCATGGTCGGTCCCTCGCTGGTGAACAGTTTAAAAGTGCTGAGCAAGGAGGAATTCAAGGCGACCGTGCTCAAGGGACGGATCGAGAAGGGCATGCCGAATTTCGAGAACAGCAAGATGGTGAGCGAAAACATCGACAACCTGTACGCCTACCTGAAGGGGCGCTCGGACGGCGCCATCGAACCGGGCCGCCTGCAGGAGATCGGCAAATGA